One window of Xanthomonas sp. 10-10 genomic DNA carries:
- a CDS encoding cellulase, which produces MHTTPSDTLTQTAAQAPTTRRRASRWWKAALAIGLVALAPAALAGPYKIFGNHYAWVNNFNDPNNIIQGTFGTGSTPELTVTFNFADYNLYGYPAIVRGWHYDWNPTTDTLFPKQISSISSLPFKFTYSAGGTNLAGDFAYDIFFRWDTAKGNPQLEVMIWGDHNSWPIGTVTATKVITAGGRTFDLWEGFNSGAGYYVYTFIPTGTAGQPTLKTSGNLNIDAKPFLTWLQNNRSKDGRYNNSMYLHAAEAGFEVVRGNGWAKVSATMDAK; this is translated from the coding sequence ATGCACACCACCCCATCCGACACCCTCACGCAGACCGCTGCGCAGGCGCCCACCACACGGCGGCGCGCATCGCGCTGGTGGAAGGCCGCGCTGGCAATCGGCCTGGTAGCGCTGGCACCGGCGGCGCTGGCCGGGCCGTACAAGATCTTTGGCAACCACTATGCATGGGTCAACAATTTCAACGATCCCAACAACATCATCCAGGGCACCTTCGGCACCGGTAGCACGCCGGAGCTCACCGTCACCTTCAACTTCGCCGACTACAACCTGTACGGGTATCCGGCGATCGTGCGCGGCTGGCATTACGACTGGAATCCGACCACCGACACGTTGTTCCCCAAACAGATTTCCTCGATTTCCTCGCTGCCGTTCAAGTTCACCTACAGCGCCGGCGGCACCAACCTGGCGGGCGACTTTGCCTACGACATCTTCTTCCGCTGGGACACCGCCAAGGGCAACCCGCAGCTGGAAGTGATGATCTGGGGCGACCATAACTCCTGGCCGATCGGCACCGTCACCGCCACCAAGGTGATCACGGCGGGCGGGCGCACCTTCGATCTGTGGGAAGGCTTCAACTCCGGGGCCGGCTATTACGTCTACACCTTCATCCCGACCGGTACCGCCGGCCAGCCGACGCTCAAGACCAGCGGCAATCTCAACATCGATGCCAAGCCGTTCCTGACCTGGCTGCAGAACAACCGGTCCAAGGACGGCCGTTACAACAACAGCATGTATCTGCATGCGGCCGAAGCGGGGTTTGAAGTGGTGCGCGGCAATGGCTGGGCCAAGGTCAGCGCCACGATGGATGCCAAGTAA
- a CDS encoding rhamnogalacturonan lyase B N-terminal domain-containing protein: MLHSSLRMLACALCLYGGVSAPALATFGFTRSGDRVVVDTGAELVFSVNANNGDIVSMRYRDNELQTTESKGSHIASGLGSASVDARVVGGAIVVSAKAGDLTQYYIARKGRNAIYMATYAPTLLPVGELRFIARLNVAKLPSAQQEPDSNVGSVIEGEDVFLLPDGRTSSKFYSARRMIDDQVHGVSGSGVAVFMLMGNRERSSGGPFFKDIATQKTRVTHELYNYMYSDHTQTEAFRGGLHGVYGLLFTDGGAPNTAQLSTDFVDATLGVSGYLAGSGRGAVSGRVGGVLSGQPAVIGLRNDQAQYWATANGSGDYQVAGVRPGRYRMTLYQNELEVAQREVEVFANATAQVALQAVALPGTVKWQIGVPDGTPAGFRHADLLPRAHPSDTRMRWAPVTYSVGSSSVGSFPAVQWRSINTPTRIDFTLASNDVRSYRLRIFVPLAQVGARPQVAVNARWNGPLPAAPNQPKTRGITRGTTRGNNTLYEVDIPAAALQAGSNRIEIGLASGSPDNGYLSPAVVFDSIQLVAL, translated from the coding sequence ATGCTCCACTCCAGCTTGCGCATGCTGGCATGCGCGCTGTGTCTGTACGGCGGCGTCAGCGCACCGGCCCTGGCCACCTTCGGATTCACCCGCAGTGGCGACCGCGTGGTGGTGGACACCGGCGCCGAGCTGGTGTTTTCGGTCAATGCCAACAACGGCGACATCGTGTCGATGCGCTACCGCGACAACGAGCTGCAGACCACCGAATCGAAGGGCTCGCATATCGCCTCGGGCCTGGGCAGCGCCAGCGTGGACGCGCGCGTGGTCGGCGGGGCGATCGTGGTGTCGGCCAAGGCCGGCGATCTGACCCAGTACTACATCGCACGCAAGGGCCGTAATGCGATCTATATGGCCACCTATGCACCGACCCTGCTACCGGTGGGCGAGCTGCGCTTCATCGCGCGCCTGAACGTCGCCAAGTTGCCTAGCGCGCAACAGGAACCCGACTCCAATGTCGGCAGCGTGATCGAAGGCGAAGACGTCTTCCTGCTGCCGGACGGGCGCACCAGCTCCAAGTTCTATTCGGCGCGCCGCATGATCGACGACCAGGTGCATGGGGTCAGCGGTTCGGGGGTTGCGGTGTTCATGCTGATGGGCAACCGCGAGCGCAGTTCCGGCGGGCCGTTCTTCAAGGATATCGCCACGCAAAAGACCCGCGTGACGCATGAGCTCTACAACTACATGTATTCCGACCACACCCAGACCGAAGCGTTTCGCGGCGGCCTGCATGGCGTCTACGGTCTGTTGTTTACCGATGGCGGCGCACCGAACACTGCGCAGCTGAGCACCGACTTCGTCGATGCCACGCTGGGGGTGAGCGGCTATCTGGCCGGCAGCGGGCGCGGTGCGGTGAGCGGTCGGGTCGGCGGCGTGCTGTCCGGGCAACCGGCCGTGATCGGCTTGCGCAACGACCAGGCACAGTACTGGGCCACCGCCAACGGCAGCGGCGATTACCAGGTTGCCGGCGTGCGCCCGGGCCGCTACCGCATGACCCTGTACCAGAACGAGCTGGAAGTGGCGCAACGCGAGGTGGAAGTCTTCGCCAATGCCACCGCGCAGGTGGCCTTGCAGGCCGTGGCCTTGCCGGGCACGGTGAAATGGCAGATCGGTGTGCCCGACGGCACGCCGGCCGGATTTCGCCATGCCGACCTGCTGCCGCGTGCGCATCCGTCCGACACGCGCATGCGCTGGGCGCCGGTCACCTACAGTGTAGGATCGAGCAGCGTGGGGAGTTTTCCCGCCGTGCAGTGGCGCAGCATCAACACCCCGACCCGCATCGACTTCACCCTGGCATCCAATGACGTCCGTAGCTATCGCCTGCGGATCTTCGTGCCGCTGGCGCAGGTTGGCGCGCGCCCGCAGGTTGCCGTCAACGCACGCTGGAATGGACCGCTTCCTGCCGCCCCCAACCAGCCCAAGACGCGTGGCATCACCCGTGGCACCACGCGCGGCAACAACACGCTGTATGAGGTGGACATCCCCGCCGCGGCGCTGCAGGCCGGCAGCAACCGCATCGAGATCGGGCTTGCATCCGGATCGCCGGACAACGGCTACCTCAGCCCGGCGGTCGTGTTCGACAGCATCCAGTTGGTGGCGCTGTAG
- a CDS encoding cellulase, which produces MPRAAALALVLVASSASAATGETKVYGTQYAYNNNFNDNTNNIKATFGSGSTPSLTVTYNLPSGQLYGYPAICRGWHYTMNPATDSYFPHQVSKVGSLSGTLAFTTKGSGQTGDFAYDLFFRKDTSKGNPQLEVMIWGANNSYPLGTLTASNAFSSGGVTYDLWEGNNSAAGYYVYTFIPHGSAGNSNALPAKGNLNVDVKAFLTRLQALRGGDGRYSSDLYLQVVEGGFEVTGGMGSVSLAGSIAAK; this is translated from the coding sequence TTGCCGCGCGCCGCTGCACTGGCCCTGGTACTGGTCGCCTCCAGCGCCAGCGCCGCGACCGGCGAGACCAAGGTCTATGGCACGCAATACGCTTACAACAATAATTTCAACGACAACACCAACAACATCAAGGCGACGTTCGGCTCCGGCAGCACACCCAGCCTGACCGTCACCTATAACTTGCCTAGCGGGCAGTTGTACGGATATCCGGCGATCTGTCGCGGTTGGCATTACACGATGAACCCGGCCACCGACAGCTATTTCCCGCATCAGGTCTCGAAGGTAGGCAGCCTGAGCGGCACGCTGGCCTTTACCACCAAGGGCAGCGGACAGACCGGCGACTTTGCCTACGATCTGTTTTTCCGCAAGGACACCAGCAAGGGCAATCCGCAGCTGGAAGTGATGATCTGGGGTGCCAACAATTCCTACCCGCTGGGCACGTTGACTGCGTCCAATGCATTCAGCTCCGGCGGTGTGACCTACGATCTGTGGGAAGGCAATAATTCGGCCGCAGGCTACTACGTCTATACCTTCATTCCGCATGGCAGCGCCGGTAACAGCAATGCGCTTCCGGCCAAGGGCAACCTCAATGTCGACGTCAAGGCATTTTTGACAAGATTGCAGGCGCTACGCGGTGGCGATGGTCGCTACAGCAGCGATCTGTATCTGCAGGTGGTGGAAGGCGGTTTCGAGGTCACCGGCGGGATGGGGTCGGTATCGCTGGCCGGTTCGATCGCGGCGAAATAA
- a CDS encoding amidohydrolase, which translates to MRSILFAALGAALLCGPASAASRFVQDPYPSTYRALASGPVLIQHATVLTGTGERLDDADVLLRDGKVAAVGRALQAPADARRIDGTGKWVTPGIIDVHSHLGVYPSPGVSAHSDGNEMTAPVTPNVWAEHSIWPQDPGFGTALAGGITSLQILPGSANLIGGRGVTLKNVASTTYQGMKFPGAPWGLKMACGENPKRVYGEKGGPATRMGNVAGYRAAFIDAAEYLQKNAPKKKTEKKRHWWSRGGDNDSSGDAGGKRDLKLDTLAGAINGDIRVHIHCYRADEMATMLDLSKEFGFHIAAFHHGVEAYKLADRLAQENVCGALWADWWGFKMEAFDGIQENIAMVDRPANSCAIVHSDSEEGIQRLNQEAAKVIANARRSGTEIAPERAIRWLTSNAAKALGIEKQTGALEPGKMGDVVVWNGNPFSSYALAEQVYIDGAQVYDRHDRALQPVSDFMLGQEVAR; encoded by the coding sequence ATGCGTTCCATCCTGTTCGCCGCCCTTGGCGCGGCGCTGCTGTGCGGGCCTGCGTCTGCAGCATCGCGGTTTGTGCAAGACCCCTATCCCAGCACCTACCGCGCGCTTGCGTCCGGTCCGGTGCTGATCCAGCACGCCACGGTGCTGACCGGCACCGGCGAGCGGCTGGACGATGCCGATGTGCTGCTGCGCGACGGCAAGGTGGCCGCGGTGGGCCGCGCATTGCAGGCGCCCGCCGACGCGCGCCGCATCGATGGCACCGGCAAGTGGGTCACCCCCGGCATCATCGACGTGCATTCGCATCTGGGCGTCTACCCCAGCCCCGGCGTCAGCGCACACAGCGACGGCAACGAGATGACCGCACCGGTCACACCCAACGTCTGGGCCGAGCATTCGATCTGGCCGCAGGACCCGGGCTTCGGCACCGCGCTGGCCGGCGGCATCACCTCGCTGCAGATCCTGCCGGGCTCGGCCAACCTGATCGGCGGGCGCGGCGTCACGCTCAAGAACGTGGCCTCGACCACTTACCAGGGCATGAAGTTTCCCGGCGCGCCGTGGGGCCTGAAGATGGCCTGCGGCGAAAACCCCAAGCGCGTGTACGGCGAAAAGGGCGGCCCCGCCACCCGCATGGGCAACGTGGCCGGCTACCGCGCCGCCTTCATCGATGCGGCCGAATATCTGCAGAAGAACGCACCGAAGAAGAAGACCGAGAAGAAGCGGCATTGGTGGAGCCGCGGCGGCGACAACGACAGCAGCGGGGATGCCGGCGGCAAGCGCGATCTCAAACTCGACACGCTGGCCGGCGCCATCAATGGCGATATCCGCGTGCACATCCATTGCTACCGCGCCGACGAGATGGCGACCATGCTCGACCTGTCCAAGGAATTCGGTTTCCACATTGCCGCCTTCCATCACGGCGTGGAGGCCTACAAGCTGGCCGACCGACTGGCGCAGGAAAACGTCTGCGGCGCGCTGTGGGCCGATTGGTGGGGCTTCAAGATGGAAGCCTTCGACGGCATCCAGGAAAACATCGCCATGGTCGACCGGCCGGCCAACAGTTGCGCCATCGTGCATTCGGATTCGGAAGAAGGCATTCAGCGCTTGAACCAGGAGGCCGCAAAGGTGATCGCCAACGCACGCCGCAGCGGCACCGAGATCGCGCCCGAACGCGCGATCCGCTGGCTCACCAGCAACGCCGCCAAGGCGCTGGGTATCGAGAAACAGACCGGTGCGCTGGAGCCGGGCAAGATGGGGGATGTGGTGGTGTGGAACGGCAATCCTTTCAGCTCCTACGCGCTGGCCGAACAGGTCTACATCGACGGTGCGCAGGTCTACGACCGGCATGACCGCGCACTGCAGCCGGTGTCGGACTTCATGCTGGGCCAGGAGGTGGCACGATGA
- the grxD gene encoding Grx4 family monothiol glutaredoxin, giving the protein MSLDPALRSRIDTLLQSSRVVLFMKGQPGMPQCGFSAKAVGVLDGLGIDYAHVNVLADQEIREGIKAYGDWPTIPQLYVDGELIGGSDIILQMADSGELSSMLGLQAPDRSPPKITITPAAVEMLKGALADAPDASLTLAIDANFQPNFQLAPTNPNAIAAESNGLRVQFDLASARRADGITIDWVDDIRGRGLAIDNPNAPKPVQELSVRDADDRLKAGTLTLVDVRPADERALATVNAPFRTLDAHERTAIEQLPKDTPLAFLCHRGGRSLQAAEHFRGLGFSNVYNVTGGIDAWSDEVDNGVAKY; this is encoded by the coding sequence ATGTCCCTCGATCCCGCCCTGCGTTCCCGTATCGATACGCTGCTGCAATCCAGCCGCGTGGTGCTCTTCATGAAAGGCCAGCCCGGCATGCCGCAGTGCGGCTTTTCGGCCAAGGCGGTCGGCGTGCTGGACGGGCTGGGCATCGACTATGCCCACGTCAACGTGCTGGCCGACCAGGAGATCCGCGAGGGCATCAAGGCCTACGGCGACTGGCCGACCATTCCGCAGCTGTATGTGGATGGCGAGCTGATCGGCGGCAGCGACATCATCCTGCAGATGGCCGACAGCGGCGAGCTGAGCAGCATGCTCGGCCTGCAGGCGCCGGATCGCAGCCCGCCCAAGATCACCATCACCCCGGCCGCGGTGGAGATGCTCAAGGGCGCGCTGGCCGATGCGCCGGATGCGTCGCTGACGCTGGCCATCGATGCGAACTTCCAGCCGAACTTCCAGCTGGCGCCGACCAACCCCAACGCCATCGCCGCCGAATCCAACGGCCTGCGCGTGCAGTTCGACCTGGCCAGCGCGCGCCGCGCCGACGGCATCACCATCGACTGGGTGGACGACATCCGCGGCCGCGGCCTGGCCATCGACAACCCCAACGCGCCCAAGCCGGTGCAGGAGCTGTCGGTGCGCGACGCCGACGACCGCCTCAAGGCGGGCACGCTGACCCTGGTGGACGTGCGCCCGGCAGACGAACGTGCGCTGGCCACGGTCAACGCACCGTTCCGCACCCTGGATGCGCACGAGCGCACCGCCATCGAACAGCTGCCCAAGGACACCCCGCTGGCGTTCCTGTGCCACCGCGGCGGCCGTAGCCTGCAGGCGGCCGAACATTTCCGCGGGCTGGGCTTCAGCAACGTCTACAACGTCACCGGCGGTATCGACGCCTGGTCGGACGAGGTGGACAACGGCGTGGCGAAATACTGA
- a CDS encoding DUF924 family protein, producing the protein MIAKTERNKQADVVLAFWELAGSARWFTHNDAFDANFRQHFSEQHFAAARGDYAHWMARAEDALALLILLDQFPRNAFRGSAHAYATDGLALRYAKQALDHGFDQQVSAQLRLFFYLPFEHAEDLQEQARAMQLIAALDDAQTTRWAQEHQQIIQRFGRFPHRNAVLGRETTAEEQQFLDEGGFAG; encoded by the coding sequence ATGATTGCCAAAACAGAGCGCAACAAACAGGCCGATGTGGTGCTGGCCTTCTGGGAGCTGGCCGGCTCGGCACGCTGGTTCACGCATAACGATGCGTTCGATGCCAATTTTCGCCAGCACTTCAGCGAGCAGCATTTTGCTGCCGCGCGGGGCGACTATGCGCATTGGATGGCGCGTGCCGAAGATGCGCTGGCGCTGCTGATCCTGCTGGATCAGTTTCCGCGCAACGCGTTCCGGGGCAGTGCGCATGCCTATGCGACCGACGGGCTGGCGTTGCGTTATGCCAAGCAGGCGCTCGACCATGGGTTCGACCAACAGGTGTCTGCGCAACTGCGGCTGTTTTTCTATCTGCCGTTCGAGCACGCAGAAGATCTACAGGAGCAGGCGCGCGCCATGCAGCTGATCGCGGCCCTGGACGATGCCCAGACGACGCGTTGGGCGCAGGAGCATCAGCAGATCATCCAGCGCTTCGGGCGCTTTCCGCATCGCAATGCAGTGCTGGGACGCGAGACCACCGCGGAGGAACAGCAGTTTCTCGACGAGGGTGGATTTGCCGGTTGA
- a CDS encoding polysaccharide deacetylase family protein yields MASCGMTTPETLYRIPSHPYRWVGLFVLSQVAVAVLWWHLGWAWGLPALLVSHAVFVVPVFLPRARLYGPVLAQLPGAAPQVWLTIDDGPSDDTPAILELLDAYDAKATFFVVGARAEQRPELVREIVRRGHGIGNHSHTHPQAWFWALGPRRMAQEIGLAQRTLASITGQAPRLYRSVVGMTNPFVASPLRAHGLTRVAWSARGFDGVHCEPDATIARIVRDLRPGAIVLLHEGAAHGHNLAILRGVLEAMRVRGLVGIVPGAK; encoded by the coding sequence ATGGCATCATGCGGCATGACCACGCCGGAAACGCTGTATCGCATCCCTTCCCACCCCTACCGCTGGGTGGGCTTGTTCGTCCTCTCGCAGGTCGCGGTGGCGGTGCTGTGGTGGCATCTGGGCTGGGCCTGGGGCCTGCCGGCGCTGCTGGTGTCGCATGCGGTGTTCGTGGTGCCGGTGTTCCTGCCGCGCGCACGTTTGTACGGGCCGGTGCTGGCGCAGCTGCCCGGCGCCGCGCCGCAGGTCTGGCTGACCATCGACGACGGCCCGTCCGACGACACCCCGGCCATTCTCGAACTGCTCGATGCCTACGACGCCAAGGCCACCTTCTTCGTGGTTGGCGCGCGGGCCGAGCAGCGGCCTGAACTGGTGCGCGAGATCGTGCGCCGCGGGCACGGCATCGGCAACCACAGCCATACCCATCCGCAGGCATGGTTCTGGGCATTGGGGCCGCGCCGCATGGCGCAGGAAATCGGCCTGGCGCAGCGCACCCTGGCCAGCATCACCGGGCAGGCCCCGCGGCTGTATCGCTCGGTGGTGGGCATGACCAACCCCTTCGTCGCCTCGCCACTGCGCGCGCACGGGCTGACCCGCGTGGCCTGGAGCGCACGCGGCTTCGACGGCGTGCACTGCGAGCCGGACGCCACCATCGCGCGCATCGTGCGCGACCTGCGCCCCGGCGCCATCGTGCTGCTGCACGAAGGTGCTGCGCATGGCCACAACCTGGCCATCCTGCGTGGCGTGCTGGAGGCGATGCGGGTGCGCGGGCTGGTGGGGATCGTGCCCGGAGCGAAGTAA
- a CDS encoding amidohydrolase family protein: MSRAAFARSRLRALAALVMAALAVPAVAQQVLIRDATVHTATAQGTLQHTDVLVQNGVIRAIGSNLAAPADARVVDAKGRPLTPALFGGITEIGIEEVSGEDSTVDSGIKLAEQPMRPEFDVTLAYNPDSVLVPVARVEGIGFTALGATTSGAFIAGQGGIVRLDGSPDPVGPHALFIRIGAAASDLTGSSRAAQWMLLDQLVAEARGRVPADSPHSLLTPMGRRVLASYLAGQGRIVVQVERAADIRQLLRWAQREKVRIAIAGGAEAWKLAPQLAQARVPVLVNALADLPATFDQIGATLENAARLRAAGVEVSFSQSGDASHNARKLRQLAGNAVANGLPWESGLAGLTRVPAEIFGVADRIGSIAVGKQADLVLWEGDPLDVAHYAEQLWLGGREMPMRSRQTELRDRYLQQAGPLPRAYLK, encoded by the coding sequence ATGAGCCGCGCCGCGTTCGCACGCTCGCGCCTGCGCGCGCTGGCCGCGCTGGTGATGGCCGCACTGGCCGTGCCTGCAGTCGCACAGCAGGTGCTGATCCGCGATGCCACCGTGCACACCGCCACCGCGCAGGGCACGCTGCAGCACACCGACGTGCTGGTGCAAAACGGCGTGATCCGCGCGATCGGCAGCAACCTCGCCGCGCCAGCCGATGCTCGCGTGGTCGATGCCAAGGGACGCCCGCTGACGCCGGCCTTGTTCGGCGGCATCACCGAGATCGGTATCGAAGAGGTCTCCGGCGAAGACAGCACCGTGGACAGCGGCATCAAGCTGGCCGAGCAGCCGATGCGCCCCGAGTTCGACGTCACCCTGGCCTACAACCCCGACTCGGTGCTGGTGCCGGTGGCGCGTGTGGAAGGCATCGGCTTCACCGCGCTCGGCGCCACCACCAGCGGCGCCTTCATCGCCGGCCAGGGCGGCATCGTGCGGCTGGACGGCAGCCCGGACCCGGTCGGCCCGCATGCCTTGTTCATCCGCATCGGCGCGGCGGCGTCCGATCTCACCGGAAGCTCGCGAGCGGCGCAATGGATGCTGCTCGATCAGCTGGTGGCCGAAGCGCGCGGCCGCGTCCCGGCCGATTCGCCGCATTCCTTGCTGACCCCGATGGGCCGCCGCGTGCTGGCCAGCTATCTGGCCGGGCAAGGTCGCATCGTGGTGCAGGTGGAACGCGCGGCCGACATCCGCCAGTTGTTGCGCTGGGCACAGCGCGAGAAGGTGCGCATCGCCATCGCCGGTGGCGCCGAAGCCTGGAAGCTGGCGCCGCAACTGGCGCAGGCCAGGGTGCCGGTGCTGGTCAATGCATTGGCCGATCTGCCGGCCACCTTCGATCAGATCGGCGCCACGCTGGAAAATGCCGCGCGCCTGCGCGCGGCCGGCGTGGAGGTCAGCTTCAGCCAGAGCGGCGATGCCTCGCACAACGCACGCAAGCTGCGCCAGCTGGCCGGCAATGCGGTGGCCAACGGCCTGCCGTGGGAATCCGGTCTGGCCGGTCTGACCCGCGTGCCTGCAGAGATCTTCGGCGTGGCCGATCGTATCGGCAGCATCGCGGTGGGCAAGCAGGCCGACCTGGTGCTGTGGGAAGGCGACCCGCTGGATGTTGCGCACTACGCCGAACAGCTCTGGTTGGGCGGGCGCGAGATGCCGATGCGTTCGCGCCAGACCGAACTGCGCGACCGCTACCTGCAGCAGGCTGGGCCGCTACCGCGTGCGTATCTGAAATAG
- a CDS encoding DUF2809 domain-containing protein, which translates to MSTLSLRARAVYLLVAVALLLIEVAIAAGWIGGAWVRGSLGDVLAVALVYCGLRGVFGCPPGWACTLAIGIGCAIEGLQAIHLADRLGLRPGSAAYIALGNTATLHDVLMYAIGGAMAVGCDALLRPPPHAAPAAPLVD; encoded by the coding sequence ATGAGCACGCTGTCGTTGCGCGCGCGGGCGGTCTACCTGTTGGTGGCGGTGGCGCTGTTGCTGATCGAAGTGGCGATCGCTGCCGGTTGGATCGGCGGTGCGTGGGTGCGCGGCAGCCTGGGCGATGTGCTCGCCGTGGCGCTGGTCTATTGCGGCCTGCGCGGCGTGTTTGGCTGCCCGCCGGGATGGGCCTGCACCCTGGCAATCGGCATCGGCTGCGCGATCGAAGGCTTGCAGGCCATCCATCTGGCCGACCGGCTTGGTCTGCGCCCCGGCAGTGCGGCCTATATCGCGCTCGGCAACACCGCAACGCTGCACGATGTGCTGATGTATGCCATCGGCGGCGCTATGGCGGTCGGCTGCGATGCGCTGTTGCGACCGCCACCGCATGCGGCACCTGCAGCCCCGCTGGTCGATTGA
- a CDS encoding DegV family protein: protein MRIGIVVDSACDLPQDFIQRNNVIVLPISVRIGEAVLADHRDEEATLSFLQAHVAERGHEAETTPFSVNQIRDLFLQRLVIDYDHVFCLTISKLRSQIYDNAMQASFAILNDYKPIRQAAGHSSPFALRVIDTLNLFAGQGITAVEAVRLRAQGQGVAAIRARLEQLAEHTYGYMIPRDLYYLRARARTKGDRSVGLIGAALGSALDIKPVLRAYRGVTEPVAKLKGFEPSAEKLFGFTVRKLREGLMTPTVCVGYGGELAELHALPGYAALQAACQSQGVELFESVMSLTGMVNVGKGALAVAFAAEPHGFSA from the coding sequence ATGCGCATCGGAATCGTGGTGGACAGTGCGTGCGATCTGCCGCAGGACTTCATCCAACGCAACAACGTGATCGTGCTGCCGATCAGCGTCCGCATCGGCGAAGCCGTGCTGGCCGATCACCGCGATGAAGAGGCCACGCTGAGCTTTCTGCAGGCGCATGTGGCCGAACGCGGACACGAGGCGGAAACCACGCCGTTTTCGGTCAACCAGATCCGCGACCTGTTCCTGCAGCGCCTGGTCATCGATTACGACCACGTGTTCTGCCTGACCATCTCCAAGCTGCGCAGCCAGATCTACGACAACGCCATGCAGGCCAGCTTCGCGATCCTCAACGACTACAAGCCGATCCGTCAGGCCGCAGGCCACAGCTCGCCGTTCGCGTTGCGCGTGATCGATACCTTGAACCTGTTCGCCGGCCAGGGCATCACCGCAGTGGAAGCGGTGCGCCTGCGCGCGCAGGGCCAGGGCGTGGCGGCGATCCGCGCGCGGCTGGAGCAACTGGCCGAGCACACCTACGGCTACATGATTCCGCGCGATCTGTATTACCTGCGTGCGCGCGCACGCACCAAGGGCGATCGCAGCGTGGGTCTGATCGGCGCCGCGCTGGGCAGCGCACTGGATATCAAGCCGGTGCTGCGCGCGTATCGCGGCGTCACCGAACCGGTGGCCAAGCTCAAGGGCTTCGAGCCGTCGGCCGAAAAACTGTTCGGCTTCACCGTGCGCAAGCTCCGCGAGGGCCTGATGACACCCACCGTGTGCGTGGGCTATGGCGGCGAGCTGGCCGAGCTGCACGCCCTGCCCGGCTATGCCGCGTTGCAGGCCGCCTGCCAGAGCCAGGGCGTGGAACTGTTCGAAAGCGTGATGAGCCTGACCGGCATGGTCAACGTGGGCAAGGGCGCGCTGGCGGTGGCCTTCGCCGCCGAACCGCATGGTTTTTCTGCCTGA